AAGTGATTCAGACAAATCTCACTAGCCAATTCTACATGTTGCATTATACATTACCTCATATGAAATCTGGAGCTTCCGTTCTAAACTGCTCCTCTTTGCATGGTATTTTTATCGGGATGGCCAATGATGCAGCTTATTCAGCAAGTAAACATGCTATTGTGGGGATGACTAAATCGGTTGCCAAAGAAGTGGGTCACCGTAACATTAGAGTAAATGCCCTTTGCCCAGGACCTATCCCTACACCAACCATGAACAGATATGAAAAGCTGTTGTCTGATGATGTAGAGATGCTTCAATCTCTTATCGCTTCTGGAACGGCTCTGGGTAGATACGGTACGCCTGAGGAAGTAGCTGCGTTTGCATGCTTCCTACTAAGTGATGAGGCTTCGTTTATTACAGGTACAGCACATGTGATTGACGGGGGCTATTCCGCAACAAAGTAATCACGGATTGATTTACTTATATAACAACTAAATATATAGTATTAAAGGCTTTGCGGCGTATTCTGATTCCAAAAACCTGAAGGATGACTGGATTGGAATCGGAAGTCGCACGCAGAGCCTTTTTTAGTTGTCTAAAAAAAATAGATTCTTCGTATATTGGCAAATTGAATGGCTGCAAGAGACAGCAGATACACAAAAATGAATGAATTAAGGAAAATATGACCATGGATATGTTGGAATTTGTAGAAATTTGTATTTTAATATAAATAAAAAAAGAAATTTGTCGATAATAATATAGGTAATATGTATTAGTTAATATTCTAGAAAGGGTGTTGTTATAAAAACGATACAGGAAGTAGATGTCGTCGCCCTGAAAAAGTATGGGGTGGGTATTTTTTGTCTGTGAAGTTACATACATTTCATCTCTATTATTAAAAAAATAACGTTAAAACTTGGAGGAAAAATAATTATGTCATACACAATTAAGTACAACCAAAATGAGAACCATATCGATGTAGTATCTATTGATTTTTCAGCTGAAGATGTTCCAGGATACCTGAAAGATTTTGAAAATATCATGAAGCTTGTTAAACCTAAATTTACAGGAACAACTGATGTAACTGATTCTAAAAGTGTACTTACTCCTGAGGTTGCAGCTATGCTAGCCCCTACAGGTGCTATGGCGAGTGAAGCTGGTCAAGCAGGATGGGCTTATGTAACTAAAAACCCAATTTGGAAGATGCAATTGAAACGTATTTTTGGTAGAGATTTTGCAGATGCTTACGATACCTACGAAGAAGCTAGAACATACCTGAAAAGCTTGCAATAATCTAATCTTACAGTTAGCAAAAAGTGCGGAGAATTTTCTCCGCACTTTTTTGCTTTATCTATATTTAAAATTGAAAATCTTCATCTTTCAGCGGCTCCACGTTAAGCGCCCGGACGTATCCGTTACCTTTTTTCGAGAAGAAATCATGCTGCTTGGTGTGGGTACTGATGCCATTCTGAACAATCGGGTTGATCTCTTCCTCGTCGAATAGCGGATCATGCCCCAGATTCATCATGGCTTTGTTAGCATTGTATCTAAGGAAGGTCTTGACCTCGTCCACCAGTCCGATGGGAGCGTAGATCTGCTCGGTATAACGTTCTTCATTCTCATGTAGCAGTCTAAGGAGGTCTACCAGCTTCTGGTGTAGCTCACGCTGCTCGTCATCTGGTAGCCCGTCAAAGATCTCCTGCGCCAGCACACCGACATATACGCCATGGATGCTCTCATCCCGCAGAATAAGGTCGATGATCTCACCGCTGCATGTCATTTTGCCTTGGCCAGCTAGATAAAGCGGGTAGAAGAAGCCACTGTAGAACAAGTAGCTCTCGAGCAGCACTGAGGCTGCCATGGCAAGGTACAGATCTTTGGGTGAATCTATTTTTTTGTAATATTGTGATATGGTCTCTGCCTTGAACTGCAGATAAGGGTTCTCTTCAACCCAGCGGAACACACTGTCAATCTCCTCTGTGGAGGACAAAGTGGTGAAAATGCTACTGTACGATTTGGCGTGAATCTGTTCCATCATGCCCATAAAGCCAAGCACAGCCTTGCGCTGAAGACCTTCGACATGCTCCATAATCTGCGGCATACCTACTCCGCCTTGAATCGTATCC
This genomic stretch from Paenibacillus sp. FSL H7-0737 harbors:
- a CDS encoding SDR family NAD(P)-dependent oxidoreductase; this encodes MSSNRFENKVVIITGAGTGIGKATALRVAREGGIVVVANRSDAGANTVEEIKALGGEAMFVRSDVSLEADCKNIVDQTLAAYGKIDCLYNNSAITGDNTDVIDYDPLLFQKVIQTNLTSQFYMLHYTLPHMKSGASVLNCSSLHGIFIGMANDAAYSASKHAIVGMTKSVAKEVGHRNIRVNALCPGPIPTPTMNRYEKLLSDDVEMLQSLIASGTALGRYGTPEEVAAFACFLLSDEASFITGTAHVIDGGYSATK
- the nrdF gene encoding class 1b ribonucleoside-diphosphate reductase subunit beta, whose amino-acid sequence is MTAIQAVNWNRPDDDFSLMFWNQNIMQFWTDDEIPLSDDKMSWLTLSEQEKDSYMKVLGGLTLLDTIQGGVGMPQIMEHVEGLQRKAVLGFMGMMEQIHAKSYSSIFTTLSSTEEIDSVFRWVEENPYLQFKAETISQYYKKIDSPKDLYLAMAASVLLESYLFYSGFFYPLYLAGQGKMTCSGEIIDLILRDESIHGVYVGVLAQEIFDGLPDDEQRELHQKLVDLLRLLHENEERYTEQIYAPIGLVDEVKTFLRYNANKAMMNLGHDPLFDEEEINPIVQNGISTHTKQHDFFSKKGNGYVRALNVEPLKDEDFQF